One genomic region from Prevotella sp. Rep29 encodes:
- a CDS encoding C1 family peptidase has translation MKRLFLLLAVALMVVACSEPPVQKKHFKTEVLLKMTPVKNAKAEGLGWIYGMLATIETERLMLGDSVNLSPAYLARLYLMDQVERRYQTHGAQEITVQGTGMAALHLLERKGVIAFDSYRVSQSLNWSLLIRQLTMMTDVSWAHRGKWEELRNEVGDLLDRKMSPAPRFVFMYGCEYTPLQFAQSVCKKDDFLPLTSFTHHPFGSPFALETPGNYAQEYYQNVPIDTLISTMEQTLRAEHAVYWEGNAVDGEYSFKEGIARIEEASEPVTQEKRQAAFERFRGEKLHGLSMIGLAVDGEGQKYFICKDSRGIKNPYRGLVYMSFDYARMHTFSVLVPKNV, from the coding sequence ATGAAAAGATTATTTTTGTTGTTAGCGGTGGCGCTGATGGTGGTAGCATGTAGTGAGCCCCCAGTACAGAAGAAGCATTTTAAGACAGAAGTGCTTCTGAAGATGACGCCTGTAAAGAACGCAAAAGCGGAAGGGCTCGGTTGGATTTACGGAATGCTTGCAACTATCGAGACAGAGCGTCTGATGCTGGGAGACTCCGTCAATTTGTCTCCGGCATACTTGGCACGCTTGTATCTGATGGACCAGGTTGAACGGCGGTATCAGACGCATGGCGCTCAGGAAATCACCGTTCAAGGGACAGGGATGGCAGCCTTGCATTTATTGGAGCGAAAAGGTGTCATAGCATTTGATAGTTATCGGGTTTCCCAGTCTTTAAATTGGAGCTTGCTCATCCGCCAACTGACCATGATGACTGATGTGTCGTGGGCTCATCGGGGGAAATGGGAAGAGCTCAGAAACGAGGTGGGCGATTTGCTTGACAGGAAAATGAGTCCCGCTCCGCGCTTTGTTTTTATGTATGGTTGTGAATACACGCCGCTTCAGTTTGCGCAAAGTGTCTGTAAGAAAGACGATTTTTTACCGCTGACGAGTTTCACGCATCATCCCTTCGGTAGTCCGTTTGCCCTTGAAACGCCTGGCAACTACGCTCAGGAATACTACCAGAATGTTCCGATTGACACACTTATCAGCACGATGGAACAAACGCTTCGGGCTGAGCATGCCGTGTATTGGGAGGGTAATGCCGTTGACGGTGAATATTCTTTCAAGGAGGGAATTGCCCGAATAGAAGAAGCGTCCGAACCGGTTACTCAGGAAAAGCGTCAGGCGGCTTTCGAGAGATTTCGCGGAGAGAAGCTCCACGGCTTGAGTATGATTGGGCTTGCGGTTGACGGAGAAGGGCAGAAATACTTCATCTGTAAGGATTCAAGAGGCATTAAGAATCCTTACCGTGGCTTGGTGTATATGTCGTTTGATTATGCTCGTATGCACACCTTCTCGGTGCTTGTGCCCAAGAATGTGTGA
- a CDS encoding MGMT family protein, which produces MKDHFVKMDIEQAQMFQHDVLSIVKAIPSGRVTTYGYIATLAGYPSHARMVGRILRYAPEAISLPCHRVVNAVGRTAPGWGQQRILLEGEGVMFKPNGHVDMKQFLWNPESMIDKEQ; this is translated from the coding sequence ATGAAGGATCATTTTGTAAAAATGGATATCGAGCAGGCACAAATGTTTCAGCATGATGTGCTTAGCATTGTGAAGGCAATACCTTCCGGACGTGTCACGACCTACGGTTATATTGCCACGCTGGCAGGATACCCGAGCCATGCGCGGATGGTGGGACGCATTTTGCGATATGCGCCAGAAGCCATCTCATTGCCTTGCCATCGGGTTGTGAATGCCGTTGGGCGAACAGCTCCCGGATGGGGGCAGCAGCGCATACTGCTCGAGGGCGAAGGCGTCATGTTCAAACCGAACGGACACGTTGACATGAAACAATTTTTATGGAATCCCGAATCCATGATAGATAAAGAACAGTGA
- a CDS encoding lysophospholipid acyltransferase family protein, producing MKRILYYISYLFWYLMSLLPLRALYVLSDIIYIIVRYILKYRRNIIRKNLQKSFPEKDEKDLRRIETEFYHYFCDYLVETIKMMTMSERQIRKRMVFTNMEEVRKILGEGQSVAFYLGHYGNWEWISSTPYWIQENVVCGQIYHPLENKYFDRLFKYVRERHHAHCIPMKETLRRIAEWKQQGNTYMIGFISDQTPTWLNIHHWMTFLHQDTPVLTGAERIIKATKLAVVYGDVHRIKRGYYTCEMRVLTRQPESKETWEITEMYFRELEKTICRDPQYWLWSHNRWKRTREEFNREYEVVDGRVVKRQSKDD from the coding sequence GTGAAAAGAATATTATATTACATATCCTATCTCTTCTGGTATCTGATGTCCCTGTTACCATTGCGCGCGTTGTATGTGCTGTCAGATATCATATATATCATCGTCCGATACATTCTGAAGTATCGCCGGAATATCATCAGGAAAAACCTGCAAAAGTCTTTTCCTGAGAAGGATGAGAAGGATTTGCGCAGGATAGAGACAGAGTTCTATCACTACTTTTGCGATTACCTCGTGGAAACAATCAAGATGATGACCATGAGCGAACGGCAAATCCGGAAACGGATGGTCTTCACCAACATGGAAGAGGTGAGAAAAATACTCGGTGAGGGACAGTCGGTAGCGTTCTATCTTGGTCATTACGGTAACTGGGAGTGGATTTCGTCAACTCCTTATTGGATTCAAGAAAATGTTGTCTGCGGACAGATATACCATCCGCTTGAGAACAAATATTTCGACCGCCTGTTCAAGTATGTCCGCGAACGCCATCATGCCCATTGCATCCCCATGAAAGAGACGCTCCGGCGAATTGCAGAATGGAAGCAGCAAGGAAATACGTACATGATTGGATTCATCTCTGACCAGACGCCCACTTGGCTCAACATACACCATTGGATGACGTTCCTCCATCAAGATACTCCCGTGCTCACAGGGGCGGAACGCATCATCAAAGCGACGAAACTGGCGGTGGTTTATGGCGACGTGCATCGCATCAAGCGGGGCTACTACACTTGCGAGATGCGTGTTCTCACCCGTCAACCGGAGAGCAAAGAGACATGGGAAATCACAGAAATGTATTTCCGCGAATTAGAAAAGACCATCTGCCGCGACCCGCAATACTGGCTCTGGAGCCACAACCGATGGAAGCGCACGCGCGAGGAGTTCAACCGTGAATATGAGGTGGTGGACGGACGGGTCGTAAAAAGACAGTCAAAAGACGATTAG
- a CDS encoding zinc ribbon domain-containing protein: MEETKKCPYCGEEIKAVAKKCRYCGQWLDDVDTQQPSEEPVAEQTATMPPPPPPKEEFAEEAKTAVDDLGNQFKNIADDFEGQKSSITKAFCDGLKNTMNNLFGICMTTIALLILIILLKGVGDEMVGGLVGGMIPFFLIIVGWGIHVFYMFSKLDNPPAAIAGDKKKIKGYKFVSMVVSIAVYFAYAIVAAIMIWLFGKVIDVWILFVLVGILLFTIYVALLVGCQKAIDESVK, encoded by the coding sequence ATGGAAGAAACAAAGAAATGCCCCTACTGTGGCGAAGAAATCAAGGCAGTAGCCAAGAAATGCCGCTATTGCGGACAGTGGCTGGACGACGTTGATACGCAACAGCCATCAGAGGAGCCTGTTGCCGAACAAACGGCAACCATGCCGCCGCCACCTCCACCGAAAGAGGAATTTGCGGAAGAGGCAAAGACGGCAGTGGACGACCTCGGCAATCAGTTCAAAAACATTGCCGACGATTTCGAAGGACAGAAATCATCTATCACCAAGGCGTTTTGTGATGGGTTGAAGAACACGATGAACAATCTGTTCGGTATTTGCATGACGACCATTGCCCTCTTGATTCTCATCATCCTGCTGAAAGGCGTAGGCGACGAGATGGTCGGCGGTCTCGTGGGAGGAATGATTCCCTTCTTCCTCATCATCGTAGGCTGGGGCATACACGTCTTTTACATGTTCAGCAAACTGGACAATCCGCCCGCTGCCATCGCCGGTGACAAAAAGAAAATCAAAGGCTATAAGTTCGTGTCGATGGTAGTCAGCATCGCCGTCTATTTTGCCTATGCGATTGTTGCCGCCATTATGATATGGCTCTTCGGAAAGGTAATCGACGTTTGGATTCTGTTCGTGCTGGTCGGTATCCTGCTGTTTACTATCTATGTAGCCCTGCTCGTCGGATGCCAGAAAGCGATTGACGAGAGTGTGAAGTAG
- a CDS encoding zinc ribbon domain-containing protein: MEKVTRLCPVCGELIDAHAQICPICGEPTGFPAEIPVQPSPQEEEKTIQDSSLIDSQEELVSAIENQEVIPPSIDDQEMIPLSIDDQEVVPPPIVETPVPEVKPEAVVTPPPIPKPAAVPPPIPPATPVPPTPVVEEKKQSSWGWIAFTLLLLAVIGAGVYFLFLNDNKSDTQETVPTVSVAEKSAVEVIDSIQKVLPPGAQTVLRVTSGDAPCLFFLNNGHFHRFDAKEKQTIEIDLASLNPEASVDILKGGIIKATPTPDEKDILLVVTPKDSERALYKYNVEGSRVDVLGVGEIEEYGSGYIIHGINNERHIDNTGNITREFDPGLPEELQNTEKESKPAQTKPRSQTKTPKPSEPATAAPSEPEPPVENQGTGFRLEPI, from the coding sequence ATGGAAAAAGTAACAAGATTATGCCCTGTTTGCGGTGAGCTGATAGATGCGCATGCTCAGATTTGCCCTATCTGTGGCGAACCGACGGGTTTCCCTGCTGAAATTCCGGTGCAACCCTCACCACAAGAGGAAGAAAAAACAATTCAGGACTCATCGTTAATTGATAGTCAGGAAGAATTGGTGTCGGCAATTGAAAATCAGGAAGTGATACCACCATCAATTGATGACCAGGAAATGATACCATTATCAATTGATGACCAGGAAGTGGTGCCGCCCCCTATTGTGGAAACACCTGTGCCTGAGGTAAAACCGGAAGCTGTAGTGACGCCTCCGCCCATCCCCAAGCCTGCGGCAGTACCTCCACCCATTCCACCTGCAACACCCGTTCCGCCAACTCCCGTCGTGGAGGAAAAGAAACAGTCGTCATGGGGATGGATTGCCTTCACGCTGTTGCTGCTGGCGGTCATCGGCGCAGGAGTCTATTTCCTCTTCTTAAACGACAATAAATCGGACACGCAGGAAACTGTTCCCACTGTCTCCGTGGCAGAGAAGTCGGCAGTGGAAGTAATTGACAGTATTCAGAAAGTGCTGCCGCCAGGTGCACAGACCGTACTACGGGTGACGAGCGGCGATGCGCCCTGCCTCTTCTTCCTGAACAACGGACATTTCCATCGTTTCGATGCCAAGGAAAAGCAGACCATCGAAATCGACCTCGCATCGTTGAACCCCGAAGCGTCGGTAGATATTTTGAAAGGTGGCATCATCAAAGCCACACCAACACCCGACGAGAAAGACATCTTGCTCGTGGTCACTCCCAAAGATTCGGAGAGAGCCCTCTATAAATATAATGTGGAAGGGTCACGGGTGGACGTGCTCGGCGTAGGCGAGATAGAAGAATACGGCAGTGGCTACATCATCCACGGCATCAACAACGAACGCCACATCGACAACACGGGAAACATTACCCGCGAATTTGACCCGGGACTGCCCGAGGAACTCCAGAACACTGAGAAAGAAAGTAAGCCCGCTCAGACAAAGCCGAGGTCTCAGACAAAGACCCCGAAGCCTTCGGAACCGGCAACAGCTGCGCCCTCTGAGCCCGAGCCGCCAGTGGAAAACCAAGGGACAGGCTTCCGCCTCGAACCGATTTAA
- a CDS encoding sodium:alanine symporter family protein, translated as METINHFLTQASDFLWGWPMIILLLGTHVYLTIRLRFPQRKIFTAIHLSVVPDKDAKGDVSQFGALATALAATIGTGNIIGIATAVSLGGPGAVFWCWLTGVFGIATKYSEGLLAMKYRVKTAQGTMLGGPMYALERGLGWKWLAVLFAVFAFMASFGIGSTVQANAISVMAEEGFGISPWVTAVVVTLLVSLVVLGGIKSIAKVCGALVPFMAAFYVVGCIYILCVNGAFVLPAIKLIVVSAFSSEAAGGGFVGGSIIMAARYGIARGLFSNESGLGSAPIAAAAAQARNPVRQALVSATGTFWDTVVICALTGIVIVSSILMHPDIDYSHGGTLTKMAFSKIPVVGTPFLSIALFTFAFSTILGWCYYGERCVEYLARRKPNTAVIAYRAVYIVTVFVGSVVGLGMVWNLADCMNALMALPNLVSLLLLSGVLVRETRKYLWEDRLHEWSSDHK; from the coding sequence ATGGAGACTATCAACCACTTTCTCACCCAAGCCAGTGACTTTCTATGGGGATGGCCGATGATTATTCTCTTGCTCGGCACGCATGTCTATCTCACCATCCGACTGCGTTTTCCACAGCGCAAGATTTTCACCGCTATACACCTCAGTGTCGTTCCCGACAAGGACGCCAAGGGCGATGTGTCGCAGTTTGGAGCCTTGGCAACAGCCTTGGCGGCAACCATCGGTACGGGAAACATTATCGGCATCGCAACGGCGGTGTCGCTGGGAGGTCCGGGAGCCGTCTTCTGGTGCTGGTTGACGGGCGTGTTTGGCATCGCCACCAAGTATAGCGAAGGGCTGTTGGCTATGAAATATCGTGTCAAGACAGCCCAGGGCACCATGCTCGGCGGTCCTATGTATGCCTTAGAGCGCGGTCTGGGATGGAAGTGGCTTGCTGTGCTGTTCGCCGTCTTTGCATTTATGGCATCGTTCGGCATCGGGTCCACCGTGCAGGCGAACGCCATTTCCGTCATGGCAGAGGAAGGTTTCGGCATCTCTCCCTGGGTTACGGCAGTGGTTGTCACCCTCCTTGTGTCACTCGTCGTGCTGGGAGGCATCAAGAGTATCGCCAAGGTGTGCGGAGCGCTGGTGCCTTTCATGGCAGCGTTCTATGTCGTAGGCTGCATCTATATCCTCTGTGTCAACGGTGCGTTTGTGCTGCCAGCCATTAAGCTGATAGTCGTTTCAGCCTTTTCGTCAGAGGCTGCCGGTGGCGGCTTTGTGGGTGGTTCGATTATTATGGCGGCACGTTACGGTATTGCGCGCGGGTTGTTCAGCAACGAGTCGGGACTGGGTTCGGCACCCATTGCTGCAGCCGCCGCACAGGCACGCAACCCAGTGAGGCAGGCTTTGGTGTCGGCAACGGGAACCTTCTGGGACACCGTTGTTATCTGTGCGCTCACGGGCATCGTGATTGTGAGCAGCATATTGATGCATCCCGACATCGACTATAGCCATGGCGGCACACTCACCAAGATGGCATTTTCCAAGATACCCGTCGTGGGGACACCATTTTTGTCGATAGCCCTATTCACTTTTGCCTTCAGCACCATACTGGGCTGGTGTTATTATGGCGAGCGCTGTGTGGAATATCTTGCACGTCGCAAGCCGAATACCGCCGTCATCGCCTATCGGGCGGTATATATTGTGACGGTGTTTGTGGGCAGTGTGGTCGGTTTAGGCATGGTGTGGAACCTCGCCGACTGCATGAACGCGCTTATGGCGTTGCCCAACCTCGTCTCGCTGTTGCTGCTGAGCGGAGTGCTGGTGCGCGAAACGAGGAAATATCTTTGGGAAGACCGGCTGCACGAATGGAGTTCCGACCACAAATAA
- the sufC gene encoding Fe-S cluster assembly ATPase SufC, which produces MLEVRNLHARIGDKEILKGIDLVIKPGETHAVMGPNGSGKSTLSAVLVGNPLYEVTDGTAVFNGKNLLEMTPDARANEGLFLSFQYPVEIPGVSMTNFLKTAINEKRKYQGLPELKAADFLKLMNEKRQVVELDSKFTRRSVNEGFSGGEKKRNEIFQMAMLEPRLAILDETDSGLDVDAMRIVAEGVNKLRTADNCRIVITHYDRLLEMIRPDVVHILYDGRIVRTGGMELAQEIQKRGYDWIKK; this is translated from the coding sequence ATGTTAGAAGTACGCAATCTGCACGCCCGTATCGGCGACAAAGAGATATTGAAAGGCATCGACCTTGTGATTAAACCGGGTGAGACGCACGCCGTCATGGGACCTAACGGCAGCGGCAAGTCAACACTCTCGGCTGTGCTCGTGGGCAATCCGCTCTACGAGGTGACCGACGGCACGGCGGTGTTCAACGGCAAGAATCTGCTCGAGATGACACCCGACGCCCGCGCCAACGAAGGACTCTTCCTCTCGTTCCAATATCCGGTGGAGATTCCGGGCGTGTCGATGACCAATTTCCTGAAGACAGCCATCAACGAGAAGCGCAAATATCAAGGCTTGCCCGAACTGAAGGCTGCCGATTTCCTGAAACTCATGAATGAGAAACGGCAGGTGGTGGAACTCGATTCGAAGTTCACCCGCCGTTCGGTGAACGAAGGCTTCAGCGGCGGTGAGAAAAAGCGCAACGAAATCTTCCAGATGGCGATGCTCGAACCGCGTCTTGCCATCCTTGACGAGACCGATTCGGGGCTCGATGTTGATGCCATGCGCATCGTGGCTGAGGGAGTCAACAAACTGCGTACGGCGGACAACTGCCGCATCGTCATCACCCACTACGACCGTCTGCTCGAAATGATTCGCCCCGACGTGGTACACATCCTCTACGACGGGCGCATCGTCCGCACCGGCGGCATGGAACTCGCACAAGAGATACAAAAGCGAGGTTACGACTGGATTAAAAAATAG
- a CDS encoding IS30 family transposase: protein MYHQLTSQQRYTIFVLRQKNVAIKDIADTIGVHYSTVYRELKRNKGTHHYHYGIAQHKCDERKHRMRKHRKFSIDMRKRIVSLLVCEQWSPEQIKGWMERNGEKCVSVETIYQYIRFDRKCGGELYKHCRHRLKNIRRTAETAHTAIKDRVMIEQREEEADGTRFGDFEMDTIIGKDGKGAIVTIVERSRDFFMMRKLRHGKNAKQLAKTVVAMMTPYIGRIKSITTDNGSEFAEHKYIAERLKTKIFFTHPYSSWEKGNIENTNKLIRQYIPKGTDFKHISEEQIKRIQHKINRRPRKKLNFSTPTAEFFKKNNITLHLLLESTVTIFCAFLK from the coding sequence ATGTATCATCAACTAACCTCACAGCAAAGGTACACAATTTTCGTGTTACGGCAAAAGAATGTAGCGATAAAAGACATCGCTGATACGATAGGAGTGCATTACAGCACAGTCTATCGTGAGTTGAAACGCAACAAAGGCACACACCATTACCATTATGGTATAGCCCAGCATAAGTGTGACGAGCGTAAGCACAGGATGAGGAAACACCGCAAGTTCTCCATAGATATGCGAAAGAGAATCGTCTCACTCCTGGTGTGTGAGCAGTGGTCGCCGGAACAAATCAAGGGATGGATGGAAAGGAATGGGGAAAAGTGCGTTTCAGTAGAAACCATCTATCAATATATCCGATTTGACCGCAAGTGCGGAGGAGAACTCTACAAACACTGCAGGCACCGCCTGAAGAACATCAGAAGGACTGCCGAAACTGCACATACTGCCATAAAGGACAGGGTAATGATAGAACAGAGGGAAGAAGAGGCTGACGGAACACGATTCGGGGATTTCGAAATGGACACCATCATCGGAAAGGACGGAAAAGGGGCAATCGTTACAATTGTCGAGAGAAGCCGGGACTTCTTCATGATGAGAAAACTCAGACACGGGAAAAACGCAAAGCAGCTGGCAAAAACCGTAGTAGCCATGATGACACCGTACATAGGAAGGATAAAAAGTATTACCACAGACAACGGAAGTGAGTTCGCTGAGCACAAATACATAGCAGAGAGACTCAAAACAAAGATCTTCTTCACACATCCATACTCATCATGGGAGAAAGGAAACATAGAAAACACCAACAAACTCATCAGGCAATATATACCAAAAGGAACTGACTTTAAACATATTTCAGAGGAACAAATAAAGAGAATACAACATAAAATAAACCGTAGGCCAAGAAAAAAACTGAACTTTTCCACACCTACTGCTGAATTCTTCAAAAAAAATAACATAACTTTGCACTTGCTACTGGAATCTACAGTTACCATTTTTTGCGCCTTTTTAAAATAA
- a CDS encoding polysaccharide lyase family 1 protein: protein MKKRFYLSVSVALLLGTVLVFSSCSDNADTPIGEEEKPDLSVYDMNRPVGFGKEVTGSNNQNPVLVTTEAELRNAVSGTEPATVYIQGHISLSTRIMVGSNKTILGISGASVKNANRDENAGIFLLVGSNNVIIRNLTLLGPGAYDIDANDGDNISLTNATNVWVDHCDIQDGIDGNFDIVSGSDNICCSWTRFRYLIEPKAGGSGENDKHCNSNLIGNSNNSADVDEGHLNCTFINCWWGSGCIERCPRVRFGKVHVVNCLYDGTDYNYCIGYGVYSNIYVEKCAFTTEEAQKNALRDWHGDKDFNVKITGCVGLEDTELHQGDRTQFVPTYDYLSYDANKVATILTDASTGAGATLNIQYK, encoded by the coding sequence ATGAAGAAAAGATTCTATTTATCAGTATCGGTAGCCCTTTTGCTCGGTACAGTCCTAGTGTTCTCGTCATGCTCTGACAACGCTGACACCCCCATTGGAGAAGAAGAAAAGCCAGACCTGTCGGTTTATGACATGAACCGACCAGTAGGATTCGGAAAAGAGGTGACGGGTAGCAATAACCAGAATCCTGTCCTCGTGACCACAGAAGCAGAGCTGAGGAATGCCGTGAGCGGCACAGAGCCAGCCACAGTGTATATTCAAGGGCATATTTCACTAAGTACAAGAATCATGGTGGGTTCGAACAAGACGATACTCGGTATTTCAGGCGCATCAGTAAAAAATGCCAACCGTGACGAGAATGCCGGCATCTTCCTGCTGGTTGGCAGTAATAATGTCATTATACGCAACCTCACACTGCTTGGTCCTGGCGCATACGATATAGACGCGAACGATGGCGACAACATTTCCTTGACAAATGCCACGAATGTATGGGTAGATCACTGTGACATTCAGGATGGCATTGACGGCAACTTCGACATTGTGTCGGGTTCAGACAACATCTGCTGTAGTTGGACCCGCTTCCGCTATCTGATAGAGCCCAAGGCTGGCGGCAGCGGAGAAAACGACAAGCACTGCAATAGCAATTTGATAGGCAACAGCAATAATTCGGCAGACGTTGACGAAGGTCATCTTAACTGCACGTTTATCAACTGTTGGTGGGGTTCAGGATGTATAGAACGCTGTCCGCGTGTGCGTTTCGGAAAGGTTCATGTGGTCAACTGCCTATATGACGGCACCGATTACAACTATTGCATAGGCTATGGAGTATATAGCAATATCTATGTAGAAAAATGTGCCTTCACAACTGAAGAGGCACAGAAGAACGCTCTTCGTGACTGGCACGGAGATAAAGACTTCAATGTCAAAATAACAGGTTGTGTTGGACTGGAAGATACCGAACTGCATCAGGGTGACAGAACTCAGTTCGTACCGACATACGACTATCTCTCATATGATGCCAACAAGGTTGCTACCATACTGACCGATGCCAGTACAGGTGCAGGTGCCACATTGAATATCCAATACAAATAA
- a CDS encoding DUF4421 family protein, which yields MKRIYILTVLLCFAVFEAQAQDNEKAPWGKRAVKTVKTFLDNLAFRNLDSTYLELPKHGWKVSVTTNFAGISASVEGHDIPTYQDISVDMRSKLSGQTAIMMGYRSLSASYSFDVAHGYSSDFNLAWFGKRFGVEFRSHSTEGLRGTLDATATEGNLPIKEGDTRLKATIINGYYVFNYKKYSLPAAMKQSVIQKRSAGSLTAYALFLSARLDGKNQMASAMLNGLKKIEFYQAAVGLGYGYNYTPNQGRLLMHISAAPLLVFFNKNFITAAVDVPLSDGSRFQTDISKEVKTKHKYFLTGVARASVHYNLSKQVYVGAAALVNDIRFSSASGVEMQMDDWIVNASVGVRF from the coding sequence ATGAAAAGGATATATATATTAACAGTATTGTTGTGTTTCGCTGTCTTTGAAGCACAGGCACAAGACAATGAGAAGGCGCCATGGGGAAAGCGGGCTGTAAAGACCGTGAAAACATTCCTCGACAATTTGGCGTTCAGGAATTTGGATTCGACTTACCTTGAATTGCCGAAACATGGGTGGAAAGTGTCCGTGACAACCAATTTCGCCGGCATCAGCGCCAGTGTGGAAGGACATGATATTCCCACTTATCAGGATATCAGTGTTGACATGCGTTCCAAACTGAGCGGACAGACAGCCATCATGATGGGTTACCGTTCGCTGTCAGCCAGTTACTCATTCGACGTTGCGCACGGATATTCCAGCGATTTCAACCTCGCATGGTTTGGTAAGCGGTTCGGAGTAGAGTTTCGCAGCCATTCCACAGAAGGTTTGAGGGGAACGCTCGATGCCACTGCCACCGAAGGGAACCTGCCCATCAAGGAAGGCGACACGCGGTTGAAGGCTACCATCATCAATGGTTACTATGTGTTCAACTATAAGAAATATTCGCTGCCCGCAGCCATGAAACAGTCGGTCATACAAAAACGGTCGGCAGGTTCGCTCACGGCATACGCCCTCTTTCTCTCCGCCCGCCTGGATGGTAAGAACCAAATGGCTTCAGCCATGCTGAACGGCTTGAAGAAAATAGAGTTCTATCAGGCTGCCGTTGGGTTGGGTTATGGCTACAACTATACGCCTAATCAGGGACGTTTGCTGATGCACATCTCGGCAGCTCCCTTGTTGGTGTTTTTCAATAAGAACTTCATCACTGCCGCCGTCGATGTTCCGCTGAGCGATGGAAGCAGGTTTCAGACAGACATCAGTAAGGAGGTTAAGACCAAACACAAGTATTTCCTCACGGGAGTAGCCCGCGCATCGGTGCATTATAACCTGAGTAAGCAGGTGTATGTGGGTGCTGCCGCCCTAGTCAACGACATCCGTTTCTCCTCAGCCTCGGGAGTAGAGATGCAAATGGACGACTGGATTGTCAACGCCAGCGTGGGAGTGAGGTTCTGA